The following proteins are encoded in a genomic region of Xenopus laevis strain J_2021 chromosome 3L, Xenopus_laevis_v10.1, whole genome shotgun sequence:
- the pot1.L gene encoding protection of telomeres 1 L homeolog (The RefSeq protein has 3 substitutions compared to this genomic sequence), producing the protein MAAARAGARVSLQKYTYTPIDQLKEGKVFNVYGVVIFFKPPYRSKGTDYCLLVTIMDQSEAKLKCMLFSENQETLPIVYKVGEIVRFHRVKIQKFNDEIQGINSGGFSALVFDGIVGSPVSPRSTSKCYNFHPDDERFVEVLRQWASKHLKVSAPQIKISDVESVQFFDLLCQLVGKAEVDNSSYLIKVWDGTKISSPSWNVFVEEAALEGDQALIHQRQSLIIDVLVYDNHVESAKSLKIGSYLLIHNVHAKLHTSGKENEAKNPHMEFHLHGGTCFGRGITVLPESNSDVQGLQRLLVSVHESLDNIASQEIITTLHPQLALKAQQDWPITPLATVLKSKAPHKYRIRARLKSYEPQNLLQSVKLHCVKCNSLHDVPDEDTIKTVLQNNSDYDSVAGIQSTSWYQSAVWNTNNQQNRHIAIHFVKRHDILQNPEDTLIMLQGGTLQEIYKLSKHFDSIIPVKAIQGNLEIDISIPFLIQGNRWHYGCTRCSKIKSTEMLRSLSQEISWNATEIAKVLGIQPLSHVFTLHFTFVDETGKLNAFLWNYSEQFFHISASEILLDNKLQEKLFNIMDTLCPPRKIIDKSPWLDCCIKSYNTTNGGKRQICYEIFDTEVVEDDL; encoded by the exons ATGGCAGCTGCACGTGCAGGAGCTAGA gtatcttTGCAAAAGTATACTTATACTCCCATTGATCAGCTAAAAGAAGGCAAAGTGTTTAATGTGTACGGTGTTGTAATTTTTTTCAAGCCTCCTTATAGAAGCAAAGGAACCG ATCATTGCTTACTTGTCACAATTATGGATCAATCAGAGGCCAAGCTGAAGTGTATGCTTTTTAGTGAAAATCAAGAAACTCTGCCCATTGTTTACAAAGTTGGGGAAATAGTCAGATTTCATAGAGTAAAG attCAGAAGTTCAATGATGAAATTCAAGGAATTAATAGTGGTGGCTTTTCTGCCTTAGTATTTGATGGCATTGTTGGTTCACCAGTATCTCCAAGGTCTACCAGTAAATGTTACAACTTTCATCCAGATGACGAAAGATTTGTAGAGGTACTACGGCAGTGGGCATCGAATCACCTGAAAGTTTCTGCACCACAGATAAAAATTTCAGATGTTGAGTCTGTTCAGTTTTTTGACTTACTTTGCCAGCTTGTTGGAAAAGCAGAAGTTGACAATTCTTCCTACCTTATTAAG GTATGGGATGGTACAAAAATTAGTTCTCCTTCCTGGAATGTATTTGTTGAAGAAGCTGCACTTGAAGGAGACCAAGCACTTATCCATCAGCGGCAGAGCCTGATTATAGATGTTCTTGTTTATGATAATCATGTTGAATCGGCAAAATCCCTTAAG ATCGGTAGCTATCTTTTGATTCATAATGTGCACGCCAAGCTACATACATCAGGCAAAGAAAATGAAGCAAAGAATCCACACATGGAGTTTCATCTTCATGGAGGCACATGCTTTGGACGAGGCATTACCGTTTTGCCAGAAAGCAACAGTGATGTCCAAGGTCTTCAAAG ACTTTTAGTTTCTGTTCATGAAAGCTTGGACAATATTGCATCACAAGAAATCATTACCACATTACACCCTCAATTAG CTCTCAAAGCTCAACAGGATTGGCCAATAACTCCACTAGCAACAGTTCTAAAAAGCAAAGCTCCTCATAAATATCGTATCCGAGCAAGATTGAAAAGTTACGAACCACAAAATCTTTTTCAGTCTGTTAAACTTCATTGTGTTAAATGCAACTCATT aCATGATGTTCCAGATGAGGATACTATAAAGACTGTTTTGCAAAACAATTCTGATTATGATTCAGTGGCTGGCATACAGAGTACATCTTGGTACCAGTCTGCTGTATGGAACACAAATAATCAGCAAAACCGGCATATAgctattcattttgtaaaaagacATGACATTCTGCAGAACCCAGAGGACACATTAATTATGTTACAAG gtGGTACCCTTCAAGAAATATACAAACTTTCCAAACATTTTGACAGTATAATCCCTGTAAAAGCCATTCAAGGAAACCTAGAAATAGATATTTCCATTCCATTTCTTATTCAAGGAAACAGATGGCACTATGG ATGCACCAGATGTTCTAAAATTAAAAGTACAGAGATGCTCCGATCATTATCTCAAGAAATATCATGGAATGCTACAGAAATTGCAAAAG TCTTGGGTATTCAACCACTAAGTCACGTTTTCACTCTACATTTCACATTTGTGGATGAAACTGGGAAACTCAATGCTTTCCTGTGGAACTATTCT gagCAGTTTTTTCACATCTCTGCCTCTGAGATACTACTGGATAATAAACTGCAAGAAAAGTTGTTCAATATCATGGATACATTATGCCCACCAAGAAAAATTATTG